The genome window CGACGATACCCTATGCCCCATTTTCTTGCCCTTGATAGCactccatcctgggcttacatacaagcaagataatgcccactcgcacattgagatagtttctactgcttgccttcgtgcttgccaaaccctgccttggccagcaaggtctccagatccctctccaactgagaacgtgtGGAGCATTAAGGGGAGGGCCCACCAACTAGCTCGAGATTTTGATggtctaacgtgccagttggacagaactgGATATGATATCccacaggaggatatccaacaactctattaatcaatggcaagccgaataactgtttgcgtaGGGGGCAGAGGTGGAAGAATTTATTGTTGAGTTGCTCGGCTTATGAAGCACTTCCTCTcggataaatcatccagttttttctgaaattgttatcatattTCCTGACTTCCATCCAATACGGATAATTCCCTCGTGATGCGTCgatttttttgtcttagtgtattAATGAAACTCAAAATACTTGCACAACATTAAGTCGTTGGTAAGTAAAGGAACTGTGCAtgccacactatgtgatcaaaagtattcggacccctggctgaaaatgacatacgagTTCGTggaaccctccatcggtaatttataattcagtatggtgttgggccacccttagcttgatgacagcttcctctctcacaggcatacgctcagttaggtgctggaagttttttggggaatggcaggccattcttcacggtgtgctgaattgaggagaggtatcgatgtcggtcagtgaggcctggcacaaaggcgGCGTCcctaaacattccaaaggtgttctataggattcaggtaaggactctgtgcaggtcagtcctttacagggatgttactgtcgtgtacccattccgctacaggccgtggattatgaacaggtgcccgatcgtgttgcaAGATGCAATCACCGTCCcagaattgctattcaacagtgggaagcaagaaggtgcttaaaacatcaatgtaggcctgtgctgtgattgtgcaaCGCAAAagaacaagcggtgcaagccccctccattagaAACATGACCACAtggtaacaccaccgccttcgaattttactgttggcactaaacacgctggcagatgacgtccgtccaccgggcattcgccatacccacaacctgccatcggatcgccacattgtgtaccgtgattcgtcacgccacacgttttcctactgttcaatcgtccaatgtttacgctccttacaccaagcgagtcatcgtttggcatttaccagcctgatgtgtggcttacgagcagccgctcgactatgaaatccaagcaattttcacctcccgcctacctgtcatagtacctgcagtggatcctgatgtagttttgattcctgtgtgatggtctgcctattacacattacgatcattttcaactgtcggcggtctgtcagtcaatagacgatgtcggcctgtacgattttgtgctctgtgtctcttcacgtttcaacttcactatcacatcagaaacggtGGACCtatagatgtttaggagtgttgaaatctcgcgtacagacttatgacacccaatcacctgaccacattcgaagtccgtgagttccacgtagcgccccattctgctctctcatgatgtctagtgAGGTCgcggatatggagtacctggtagtaggtggcagcacaatgcacctaatatgaaaaacgtatatttttgggagtgtccagatacttttgatcacatagtgtatgtgcacaATACTAAGTGAAAGAAATACAGGTTGATAAGACTGACTGGGTGCAAGAGATAAAGGCTTATACCCAGTGGCAAAATTACAAGAGAGCAATGCTAGTCAGTCATTGCAACAAGTGAGGTGCAATAACTCGGTAAAGTAAGATGAAAAGGCGAGGGGCAAAACAGGAAAACTTGTACCCTCTGGTGGGTTGAACCTGAACTACTCTATGGCAACGGAAGAAATAGTAAAGAATTGCACTGGCGACACAGCAAGAAGGAAGAATCAAATACAGGAGGACAAAAATGAGTTGGATGGGTGCCAACAGCGACTGCTCACGGATTTAAATCCATAATGCAGATCAGCAGAATACCGTAGTTGATCGTCGTCTAGCCTTCTGAGCAGCTTGAAGAAACTGCGCCACCAAAAACCGTCAGACACATCTCTGGTTGACCGTTGAGTGAGTGAACGTGCAGAAAAGCATACAACAAGAGCGTGGATATTTGTAGGACATTATAAAAGATCTACATTTCTTATCTATAGAAAAATACGAACTGATGAGTGTTGAGCAACAAGCGATATCTGTAGATATGAAATTTCTCATAACATGGAATTAATCAGCTTGATTTCGTCACCATTGGAGAAATGCCGCTGTGATAGACACAAGGAAACTTCTTAATTCTGTCAGCAAACCAAAGGAATGGTGCACCATAAACACATGTACGAAATCTTAAGTATATTGATCCATGTCACAGAATTTGCTATCTTCAGTTTCCCTAAAGTACCCCATAGACCAACACAGTTGTAAATGAGATTGATACCTCTAATGGTTCTGAGCAGTTGTTAGGAATCGTAATAACAGATACGTTATTTATACAGTGTTTACACCTATAATGGGTGTCTTAAAACTATAAAAATCGAAGGACAATGGTCCACGTAGACGCTCTTCAAGCTGAATTTAGGTCAATAATAAACAGAGTATAGGGGTTTACCCAATAGGCATCCAGTCAAACAACCTTTGTATAGCATCTAACTATAACGTATGCAAAGATAGACCACATAAAAGAAAAAGAGAGTATATACAGTATACTCTAAATTATCCATGCGTGGATTAAATTGTATGCAAATTATCCATTGCCTATTTCTCTCACTTTCTTCTGctgctgaaaatttttctttagcATGGGAGTGGTCACGGGTGAACGATAGTCTCACTATGCAACACAAGTGTAGTAAACAGTACGCTACTAAAACAGTGCAAGGTCTGGACTTATGTTATGTAAAAGATACAGCAGAAAGTGGAAATAATACACGAAGTCAAAGGAGGCAGTTTTGGTACACGAAATCTGACATTGATTTACATTGTGGGTTGAACGGCAGTCCGTgatatttttggaaaaataaagaCAAAGTAATCCAGTTTGCTAGCAGTGCTAAATCGTTCAAGGCAGGCTGGAACAACCTTTGGTAACCTGCGGGTCGCCACATCATGACGCGACAGCAACATTGCTAGCGAAGATTCAGAACTACAGGGTCCGTGACGTTAATGTTTACGGGGTAACACGCTGATATGAATGACAATGCCATGCCAACAAACTATGCCTCAagacacgtgttttttttttttaaagaacattCATCTTATGTTCACCTGGAATTTCGTCTGTGGGCCACGTTGAAACCAATTGCGGGAAGGGTCTGGGCTGGCGGCTGCCCATCTCTAAAGTTTTGTCAAAGCAGAACGCTTTGCAAATGTCTGTATACGCAGAACTGTATAAGGCCATGTTGGACGGGTTTAAAAAGAATATAGCAGAGGGCACACACACATCTGGCCCAGTACGCCCCAAACAGGTCTAGTTTTTGTTCAAAAACTTGTGGGTTGAAGAAGATTTTAATTTATCCTCTGTCTGGTCAACTGGTTCACCGGCGGCAGAGATTGCCGTCCGAGGAGGAAAATTAAGTGGTGATAGTAAGGCTGCTTTTGAATTTTGTAATGATTCACCGATGTTAACTGCACTAGAAAATTTAGAGCTGGAGCAAATACACAACGCGATCGAAACCAGGTTGTCTTGGAAGTGTCTACCAACAAAGACGTTAGCTTTCGAGGCAAAGCGTAGTGCAGCTGGTTATCAAGCAAGCAAGGAGAGGTTAACTGTTAATCTGTGCCGTCTGTGAGGGATCACATAAATTTCAACGTGTTGTAATAGGTAAACCTAAAAAACTACACTGTtgcaaagaaaaagaaacgaaTTATTTACCTGTCCATTACTTTCACCAGAAGGGGGATTGGATGGACCTCACAATACAAGGCGGGTTTcgttgtggggttatgtgaaggaaagtgtgttcatctcccctttacctcgtgacatagaacagaataacagccgccataactACTCTACAAGCAGATATACTATGTTAAGTTTATGACGAATTGACCTATCGTTTAGATGTTCGTGGTGCTGCTGGTGGAGCATTTTGCAATGTAACTCATTTTTATAGTATGTTTCTATCGATAAATACAGTGTTTTGAAATCAGATCGTTCTTTTTGAAACAGTTTGTAGTATGAATATAAATAAGTAATTCTGTATGATGTGCATTAGAAGAAATAATGTGATGACATTCAATTTCATAGGTGACGTGTACCGCTGCATCAAGTGCAGGCTGTCTTTCTCCAATGCAGCATATCGGGATCGACATCTTTCGTACTGCTGGGGACGAAGCATGCCTTCCAAAGTCAGCTGTACTACTGCAATCGAGCATGAAGATGGAGAGTGCAAGAACAGTAACAGTGATAACTACACAGACCTGACGCATGATACAGCAAAGAGCTCTGCCTCTAAAGTAGAAGATAATAAGAATAGCATTTCATCTACCCAACCGAACAGTTCTAGTCGGGCTCAATGTAGTAAAATGAACTGCAAGCGCAAGAACTTAGCTCAAAGATGCGTTAAACGCGTTAACGTTAGGGATACTAACGAAGACAGAATACAATCAGAAGAGAACTATTTAGATATCACTTCACTATCAACTGATAACGGTATCATGGACAAAATGGAGTACTCAGACAGTAGTATGGGCTGCAATAAAATATTCTCTAGTACTTCAAATGTGAACAGTCAAGAGCGAACACATACAGGAGAACTCCCATACAAGTTCCCTACCTGTAACAAGTCTTTAGATAAAGCGCACAGTCTCCATGTGCATGCGCCAATTCATACAGGGAAACGTCCATACAAGTGCACCACCTGTAACAAGGCTTTCTCTCGTACCTCAGGTCTCCATGTGCATGAGCGAATTCACACAGGGGAACGTCCATACAAGTGCACCACCTGTAACAAGGCTTTCTCTTGTACCTCACATCTCCATGTGCATGAGCGAATTCACACAGGGGAACGTCCATACAAGTGCACCACCTGTAACAAGGCTTTCTCTGATACCTCAGGTCTCCACCAGCATGAGCGAATTCACACAGGGGAACGTCCATACAAGTGCACCACCTGTAACAAGGCTTTCTCTCGTACCTCATATCTCCATTTGCATGAGCGAATTCACACAGGGGAACGTCCATACAAGTGCACCACCTGTAACAAGGCTTTCTCTCGTACCTCACATCTCCATTTGCATGAGCGAATTCACACAGGGGAACGTCCATACAAGTGCACCACCTGTAACAAGGCTTTCTCTCAAACCTCATCTCTCCACAAGCATGAGCGAATTCACACAGGGGAACGTCCATACAAGTGCACCACCTGTAACAAGGATTTCTCTGCTGCCTCACATCTGCATGTGCATGAGCGAATTCACACAGGGGAACGTCCATACAAGTGCACCACCTGTAACAAGGCTTTCTCTCGTACCTCACATCTCCATTTGCATGAGCGAATTCACACAGGGGAACGTCCATACAAGTGCACCACCTGTAACAAGGCTTTCTCTCAAACCTCATCTCTCCACAAGCATGAGCGAATTCACACAGGGGAACGTCCATACAAGTGCACCACCTGTAACAAGGATTTCTCTGCTGCCTCACATCTGCATGTGCATGAGCGAATTCACACAGGGTAGCTTCCATATAAATGCACCACCTGTAACAAGGCTttatgtgatgcctcacatctccATGTGCGTGAGCGAATTCACGCAGGGGAACCTTCATACAAGTGCATCACCTGTAACATGGCATTCTCTCAATTCTCAGATCTCCATAAGCATGTCCGTACTCAGAAGTGCACCACCTGTAACAAAACTTTTTTGCTGCCTTATCTGTCCATGTGCATGAGTGAATTCATACAGGGAAATGTCCATGATACTGCACCACCTTTAATAAGGTGTTCTCTGATGTCTTACATATCTGTAGGAATGATCATACTCACACTGTAGTACTAAATCATTTGCGCCACTGGTGTTAAACTTAAGATTTACTAAACATCCTTTAGCTGTTTACTGCTATTGCATTGGTTAGGAGCATAGTTTCCTGGAACTTTCTGAAACTGCTGACATACTGAGACCAACAGGATAACAGGGTGCTTATATTGTGTAGTTCACACAACTTGCATAATTATGTGAATTGTGACTTCTCTTCCTATTGTTCGATGAAGGTCTGTGTTCTATCGTAATTCTGCACACGTGCACAAACTGTCATGTTAAGGAGACACAAGTGTATCCCCGAAGTATGATAGTTAATCAGTTAAGGGAAGCACACTCACATCCCTTGCAATAGTAAATTCACTTTTCTTGGTAGTGGCTGCAAATACTTGTTTTCCATATCCTGTACCACtctattaatagaaatattctgcTGTTTGTGACTACATGTAGAAACATAACACACATGACATTCTGTGTGTACAGCTGTAGCACTATTCAAAATGGTTGTTTCTGTGACATCATTCAGTTTGTTAATGTTATGCTACAGTAAATATAACACATTCAGGAGGATGTCTGATTCATGATATTTATATTACTAGTTTACAAATAACATAATTGCTGTGCAAATAGTGTCCCACTTTCACATGTAAATGAGCAACACATTAGCCAGAGTAGTATAAACACGGGATAATTTTAACTGGAAACTTACAAACAGGTAATTTTTGTCAATGATGTAGTGCCAAGTGAGATCAGTTTATGTAAAACCAATTCGTTCATAAATATCATTATAGTATGAATAGTTATTCATAGGTAAAATCATTA of Schistocerca serialis cubense isolate TAMUIC-IGC-003099 chromosome 2, iqSchSeri2.2, whole genome shotgun sequence contains these proteins:
- the LOC126458644 gene encoding LOW QUALITY PROTEIN: zinc finger protein 501-like (The sequence of the model RefSeq protein was modified relative to this genomic sequence to represent the inferred CDS: substituted 1 base at 1 genomic stop codon) → MDKMEYSDSSMGCNKIFSSTSNVNSQERTHTGELPYKFPTCNKSLDKAHSLHVHAPIHTGKRPYKCTTCNKAFSRTSGLHVHERIHTGERPYKCTTCNKAFSCTSHLHVHERIHTGERPYKCTTCNKAFSDTSGLHQHERIHTGERPYKCTTCNKAFSRTSYLHLHERIHTGERPYKCTTCNKAFSRTSHLHLHERIHTGERPYKCTTCNKAFSQTSSLHKHERIHTGERPYKCTTCNKDFSAASHLHVHERIHTGERPYKCTTCNKAFSRTSHLHLHERIHTGERPYKCTTCNKAFSQTSSLHKHERIHTGERPYKCTTCNKDFSAASHLHVHERIHTGXLPYKCTTCNKALCDASHLHVRERIHAGEPSYKCITCNMAFSQFSDLHKHVRTQKCTTCNKTFLLPYLSMCMSEFIQGNVHDTAPPLIRCSLMSYISVGMIILTL